A genomic window from Punica granatum isolate Tunisia-2019 chromosome 2, ASM765513v2, whole genome shotgun sequence includes:
- the LOC116195903 gene encoding two-component response regulator-like PRR37 isoform X1 yields the protein MRIAQMSNNRPGAKGLAEQNYHKKDENKDTRGGVTGEGQDLSEEDERRIHEYIEGTSDGQMAIQVQDCAPTQALMPRSQPQPKESVVRWERFLPVRSLKVLLVESDDSTRHVVSALLRNCGYEVTNAANGWQAWKILEDITNHIDLVLTEVSVPLLSGVALLSKIMRHKTLKNIPVIMMSSHDTMGIVFKCLSKGAVDFLVKPIRKNELKNLWQHVWRKCHSQSSGSGSESGIQTQKSNKLKSGKSDNNSGSNDEDDIESVGLNARDGSDNGSGTQSSWTKRAIEIDSPQRMSTWDQLADPPDSTCAQVIHLRPEAFSSNWVPVNATRDFEGQDAEIDNDVMGKDLEIGVPGNANPQTEEPTKEILATSYNPDKDSEIDCKRNEDQLNLKSEKTQSESQNKAVDLLGSIAINTDPQIEILDFNNAGGLSKAPDGKDKTMYDDKEMPCLDLSLKRTRDVQDIEKSDHDWNILRHSDLSAFSKYSSAPPSNQAPTAIVGSCSPVANSSEAAKTESVQNLQSNSNSPPPNQGSNGGSNGSGNNNDMGSTTNDAVKGHHPSSAFQPVDSSRKFTPHPAAQGGNKVDVATSRMTPGQSRDANQHVLSHSNHHHHHYHMISDNDDTSNATSLQCGSSNVLVEGHAANHSLNGSDSGSNHASNNGWNGSSTPSNTQEIDPNGNNKMAANCGAGMGIGRMDRNITDQNRNAQREAALNKFRQKRKERCFEKKVRYYSRKKLAEQRPRIRGQFVRQNANKVKDPS from the exons ATGAGGATTGCTCAAATGAGCAATAATAGGCCCGGTGCTAAAGGGCTGGCAGAACAAAACTACCACAAAAAAGATGAGAACAAGGATACAAGGGGTGGGGTAACCGGTGAAGGTCAGGATCTGTCAGAGGAAGATGAGCGGCGAATTCATGAGTATATAGAAGGCACTTCAGATGGACAGATGGCAATCCAGGTGCAGGACTGTGCCCCTACACAAGCTCTTATGCCCAGGTCGCAGCCACAGCCTAAAGAGTCTGTGGTTCGCTGGGAGAGGTTTCTACCAGTACGCTCTTTAAAGGTTTTGCTGGTGGAAAGTGATGACTCAACCCGTCATGTTGTCAGTGCGTTACTCCGGAACTGTGGGTATGAAG TTACCAATGCAGCAAATGGTTGGCAGGCATGGAAAATCTTGGAAGATATTACCAATCACATTGATCTTGTCTTGACTGAGGTATCAGTGCCTCTTCTGTCGGGCGTAGCACTTTTGTCCAAGATAATGAGACACAAAACTCTCAAGAACATTCCCGTGATTA TGATGTCATCGCATGATACAATGGGTATAGTCTTTAAGTGTTTATCAAAGGGTGCGGTTGACTTTTTAGTGAAGCCTATACGAAAGAATGAGCTTAAAAATCTTTGGCAGCATGTTTGGAGGAAATGCCACAGC CAGTCAAGTGGTAGTGGAAGCGAAAGCGGTATACAGACTCAAAAATCCAATAAACTGAAAAGTGGCAAGTCCGACAACAACAGCGGCAGCAATGATGAGGATGACATTGAAAGCGTTGGTTTGAATGCTAGGGATGGAAGTGATAATGGAAGTGGTACTCAG AGTTCCTGGACAAAGAGGGCTATTGAAATTGACAGTCCCCAGAGGATGTCCACATGGGACCAGTTGGCCGATCCACCTGATAGCACCTGTGCCCAGGTTATTCATTTGAGGCCCGAGGCCTTCAGCAGCAACTGGGTGCCAGTTAATGCCACAAGGGATTTCGAAGGGCAGGATGCTGAGATTG ATAATGATGTTATGGGAAAAGACTTGGAGATAGGAGTACCTGGAAATGCAAATCCCCAGACCGAAGAACCAACGAAAGAGATTCTCGCGACAAGCTATAATCCTGACAAGGACTCCGAAATTGACTGCAAAAGGAATGAAGATCAATTAAATCTGAAAAGCGAGAAAACACAGAGCGAATCACAGAATAAAGCTGTTGACCTGCTAGGATCCATTGCTATCAACACTGATCCTCAGATAGAAATCTTAGATTTTAACAATGCTGGTGGCCTGTCCAAAGCTCCCGATGGGAAAGACAAGACTATGTATGATGACAAGGAAATGCCCTGTCTTGACCTCAGCTTGAAGAGGACTAGAGATGTTCAAGACATCGAGAAAAGTGACCATGACTGGAACATCTTGAGGCATTCAGACCTCTCAGCCTTTTCAAA GTACAGTTCTGCCCCACCAAGCAATCAAGCTCCTACAGCAATTGTAGGAAGCTGTTCTCCTGTTGCCAACAGCTCTGAAGCAGCAAAAACAGAGTCTGTACAGAACCTGCAGTCCAATTCCAACAGTCCGCCCCCGAATCAGGGTTCAAATGGAGGCTCCAATGGAAGCGGCAACAACAATGATATGGGTTCCACCACTAATGATGCTGTCAAAGGTCACCATCCTTCCTCTGCCTTCCAACCAGTAGATAGTAGCAGAAAATTTACCCCACACCCTGCTGCCCAAGGTGGTAACAAAGTAGATGTGGCGACCAGTAGAATGACTCCCGGACAATCTCGCGATGCAAACCAGCATGTCCTATCTCATAGTAACCACCATCACCACCATTACCATATGATAAGTGATAATGATGACACATCGAATGCTACTAGTCTACAATGTGGGTCCTCCAACGTGTTGGTCGAGGGCCATGCTGCCAATCACAGCTTAAACGGGAGTGACTCGGGGAGTAATCATGCAAGCAACAATGGGTGGAATGGGAGTAGCACTCCTTCAAATACTCAGGAAATCGATCCCAATGGGAATAACAAGATGGCTGCGAACTGTGGGGCTGGTATGGGGATTGGGCGCATGGATAGAAATATAACTGATCAGAATCGTAATGCACAGAGAGAGGCTGCTCTAAACAAGTTTCGCCagaagaggaaagagagatgcTTTGAGAAGAAG GTCCGATACTACAGCAGAAAGAAACTGGCGGAGCAGAGGCCCCGCATACGAGGCCAATTTGTGCGACAGAATGCAAACAAGGTGAAGGACCCAAGTTGA
- the LOC116195903 gene encoding two-component response regulator-like PRR37 isoform X2 — translation MRIAQMSNNRPGAKGLAEQNYHKKDENKDTRGGVTGEGQDLSEEDERRIHEYIEGTSDGQMAIQVQDCAPTQALMPRSQPQPKESVVRWERFLPVRSLKVLLVESDDSTRHVVSALLRNCGYEVTNAANGWQAWKILEDITNHIDLVLTEVSVPLLSGVALLSKIMRHKTLKNIPVIMMSSHDTMGIVFKCLSKGAVDFLVKPIRKNELKNLWQHVWRKCHSSSGSGSESGIQTQKSNKLKSGKSDNNSGSNDEDDIESVGLNARDGSDNGSGTQSSWTKRAIEIDSPQRMSTWDQLADPPDSTCAQVIHLRPEAFSSNWVPVNATRDFEGQDAEIDNDVMGKDLEIGVPGNANPQTEEPTKEILATSYNPDKDSEIDCKRNEDQLNLKSEKTQSESQNKAVDLLGSIAINTDPQIEILDFNNAGGLSKAPDGKDKTMYDDKEMPCLDLSLKRTRDVQDIEKSDHDWNILRHSDLSAFSKYSSAPPSNQAPTAIVGSCSPVANSSEAAKTESVQNLQSNSNSPPPNQGSNGGSNGSGNNNDMGSTTNDAVKGHHPSSAFQPVDSSRKFTPHPAAQGGNKVDVATSRMTPGQSRDANQHVLSHSNHHHHHYHMISDNDDTSNATSLQCGSSNVLVEGHAANHSLNGSDSGSNHASNNGWNGSSTPSNTQEIDPNGNNKMAANCGAGMGIGRMDRNITDQNRNAQREAALNKFRQKRKERCFEKKVRYYSRKKLAEQRPRIRGQFVRQNANKVKDPS, via the exons ATGAGGATTGCTCAAATGAGCAATAATAGGCCCGGTGCTAAAGGGCTGGCAGAACAAAACTACCACAAAAAAGATGAGAACAAGGATACAAGGGGTGGGGTAACCGGTGAAGGTCAGGATCTGTCAGAGGAAGATGAGCGGCGAATTCATGAGTATATAGAAGGCACTTCAGATGGACAGATGGCAATCCAGGTGCAGGACTGTGCCCCTACACAAGCTCTTATGCCCAGGTCGCAGCCACAGCCTAAAGAGTCTGTGGTTCGCTGGGAGAGGTTTCTACCAGTACGCTCTTTAAAGGTTTTGCTGGTGGAAAGTGATGACTCAACCCGTCATGTTGTCAGTGCGTTACTCCGGAACTGTGGGTATGAAG TTACCAATGCAGCAAATGGTTGGCAGGCATGGAAAATCTTGGAAGATATTACCAATCACATTGATCTTGTCTTGACTGAGGTATCAGTGCCTCTTCTGTCGGGCGTAGCACTTTTGTCCAAGATAATGAGACACAAAACTCTCAAGAACATTCCCGTGATTA TGATGTCATCGCATGATACAATGGGTATAGTCTTTAAGTGTTTATCAAAGGGTGCGGTTGACTTTTTAGTGAAGCCTATACGAAAGAATGAGCTTAAAAATCTTTGGCAGCATGTTTGGAGGAAATGCCACAGC TCAAGTGGTAGTGGAAGCGAAAGCGGTATACAGACTCAAAAATCCAATAAACTGAAAAGTGGCAAGTCCGACAACAACAGCGGCAGCAATGATGAGGATGACATTGAAAGCGTTGGTTTGAATGCTAGGGATGGAAGTGATAATGGAAGTGGTACTCAG AGTTCCTGGACAAAGAGGGCTATTGAAATTGACAGTCCCCAGAGGATGTCCACATGGGACCAGTTGGCCGATCCACCTGATAGCACCTGTGCCCAGGTTATTCATTTGAGGCCCGAGGCCTTCAGCAGCAACTGGGTGCCAGTTAATGCCACAAGGGATTTCGAAGGGCAGGATGCTGAGATTG ATAATGATGTTATGGGAAAAGACTTGGAGATAGGAGTACCTGGAAATGCAAATCCCCAGACCGAAGAACCAACGAAAGAGATTCTCGCGACAAGCTATAATCCTGACAAGGACTCCGAAATTGACTGCAAAAGGAATGAAGATCAATTAAATCTGAAAAGCGAGAAAACACAGAGCGAATCACAGAATAAAGCTGTTGACCTGCTAGGATCCATTGCTATCAACACTGATCCTCAGATAGAAATCTTAGATTTTAACAATGCTGGTGGCCTGTCCAAAGCTCCCGATGGGAAAGACAAGACTATGTATGATGACAAGGAAATGCCCTGTCTTGACCTCAGCTTGAAGAGGACTAGAGATGTTCAAGACATCGAGAAAAGTGACCATGACTGGAACATCTTGAGGCATTCAGACCTCTCAGCCTTTTCAAA GTACAGTTCTGCCCCACCAAGCAATCAAGCTCCTACAGCAATTGTAGGAAGCTGTTCTCCTGTTGCCAACAGCTCTGAAGCAGCAAAAACAGAGTCTGTACAGAACCTGCAGTCCAATTCCAACAGTCCGCCCCCGAATCAGGGTTCAAATGGAGGCTCCAATGGAAGCGGCAACAACAATGATATGGGTTCCACCACTAATGATGCTGTCAAAGGTCACCATCCTTCCTCTGCCTTCCAACCAGTAGATAGTAGCAGAAAATTTACCCCACACCCTGCTGCCCAAGGTGGTAACAAAGTAGATGTGGCGACCAGTAGAATGACTCCCGGACAATCTCGCGATGCAAACCAGCATGTCCTATCTCATAGTAACCACCATCACCACCATTACCATATGATAAGTGATAATGATGACACATCGAATGCTACTAGTCTACAATGTGGGTCCTCCAACGTGTTGGTCGAGGGCCATGCTGCCAATCACAGCTTAAACGGGAGTGACTCGGGGAGTAATCATGCAAGCAACAATGGGTGGAATGGGAGTAGCACTCCTTCAAATACTCAGGAAATCGATCCCAATGGGAATAACAAGATGGCTGCGAACTGTGGGGCTGGTATGGGGATTGGGCGCATGGATAGAAATATAACTGATCAGAATCGTAATGCACAGAGAGAGGCTGCTCTAAACAAGTTTCGCCagaagaggaaagagagatgcTTTGAGAAGAAG GTCCGATACTACAGCAGAAAGAAACTGGCGGAGCAGAGGCCCCGCATACGAGGCCAATTTGTGCGACAGAATGCAAACAAGGTGAAGGACCCAAGTTGA
- the LOC116195906 gene encoding elongator complex protein 6: MDLHRPWNLLDQALGLDEHGGSQPLRGKVVLIEDCVKTSGGFVLHHLVKRSLSPDSPPLSNALVFIAFSQPFSHYDRVLRKLGCNLAAQKENKRLVFFDMLMFQCPGENGEKVVETGLASLYRKVQDAVNSLVAEERNCITIVVDDISLMEVAANGCSDEVLSFLHYCHTLTSELGCTLIALNHGDVYFSHDGSTTLLRMEYLANILVRAEPLATGSAVDVHGQLTISWKGIPERQGISRSQVHNFHFRVKENSAEYFYPGTCS; the protein is encoded by the exons ATGGACCTCCACCGGCCATGGAACCTGCTTGATCAAGCCCTGGGGCTCGACGAGCACGGCGGCTCGCAGCCTCTCCGCGGCAAGGTCGTCCTCATCGAGGACTGCGTGAAGACGAGCGGCGGCTTCGTCCTCCACCACCTCGTCAAGCGATCCTTGTCTCCGGACTCACCTCCTCTCAGCAACGCCCTCGTCTTCATCGCCTTCTCCCAGCCCTTCTCTCACTACGACCGCGTCCTCCGTAAACTC ggCTGCAATTTAGCTGCGCAGAAGGAGAACAAGAGATTAGTCTTCTTCGACATGCTTATGTTCCAGTGCCCAG GTGAAAATGGTGAAAAAGTTGTCGAGACTGGACTTGCGTCGTTGTATCGGAAAGTCCAGGATGCTGTCAACTCATTGGTTGCAGAAGAAAGGAATTGTATCACAATTGTGGTGGACGACATCTCCCTTATGGAGGTTGCTGCCAATGGCTGTTCAGACGAAGTCTTGAGCTTCCTTCACTATTGTCACACTTTGACATCGGAGCTT GGTTGCACGTTGATTGCACTTAATCATGGGGATGTCTATTTTAGCCATGATGGTTCAACAACTTTGTTACGTATGGAGTATCTAGCAAATATTTTGGTACGGGCAGAACCTTTGGCCACTGGCTCAGCGGTTGATGTTCACGGACAG TTGACAATTTCCTGGAAGGGGATTCCTGAGAGGCAGGGAATTTCAAGGAGCCAAGTACATAATTTCCACTTCAGGGTCAAAGAAAATAGCGCCGAGTATTTCTATCCTGGGACCTGTAGTTGA